The following DNA comes from Acholeplasma equirhinis.
ATTATTGATGGTGCACATAACATGCATGCAATAAATGCACTCATTATATCTTTACATTCTGTATTTAAGATGTATAATATACATGTACTATTTAGTGCATTATCTGATAAAGAGCCGTTAACAATGTTAGATGCGTTAAAACCGCATGTCTCCACTATCACAACGACTGCTTTTCCGGATACTCGTTATGTAACTTTAGAAAAACTCCCTTATAATTTTGAAATAGATCCATTAAAAGCTTTGAAAAACTTAATCAAAAACAAAAGAGAAAATGACTTAGTTATCATAACTGGGAGTTTGCACTTTATTGGGTACATGAAAAAGGAAATTATTCCGTATCTATAAGGTGAGACCTATGTTAATTAACCAATCCATGATATATACAGAAAATCAAACTGTTACCAAAGCAAAGGCAACAGTTATTATTACGCACGGAATTGCATTACACTCTGTTTATTATAGAAAACTAGCAGACTTATTAAATGAAGGTGGCTACAACGTTGTATTATATGATGTTCGTGGTCATGGAAAATCCCAAGGTAAAAGAGGGGATATTAAGTCTGTTTTTAATTTCACAGATGATTTATATCAATTAGTTTTAGACACTAAGAAGAGTTTTGATTTACCAGTTTATCTATTAGGACATTCGATGGGTGGCATCATTACGAATTTATATTCGACTTTACATGATGATTATGATGGATCGATTATTCTTGCAAGTCCAACTGAACCAACAAGTTTAGGACCATTCAATGTAATTCCATATCAACTATTTGGTTTCTTGAAATTTAAAACGGATTTTAATGATGATCGATTATCACATTTTCCACCTTCAGATAATTTAGATCCTTATGCACTCAAATATTTCACTTTAAGATTAACTGGAAATATCATGAGAACTGGTATTAAATTATTAAATAAAAATGTCGATAAAATAAAAAAACCAATACTTATTGTGCATGGCACGGAAGATAAGTTGGTTGATTATTCACAAAGCCAAAATTTCATGAAGAAATTGGGCAATATTGATAAGACTTTAAAGTTAATTGATGGTGGTTATCATAATTTACAGCACGATACTGTGACTGAAGAAGTTGCTCAAACAATTATTGATTGGTTAAATAAACAAGTTA
Coding sequences within:
- a CDS encoding alpha/beta fold hydrolase, with protein sequence MLINQSMIYTENQTVTKAKATVIITHGIALHSVYYRKLADLLNEGGYNVVLYDVRGHGKSQGKRGDIKSVFNFTDDLYQLVLDTKKSFDLPVYLLGHSMGGIITNLYSTLHDDYDGSIILASPTEPTSLGPFNVIPYQLFGFLKFKTDFNDDRLSHFPPSDNLDPYALKYFTLRLTGNIMRTGIKLLNKNVDKIKKPILIVHGTEDKLVDYSQSQNFMKKLGNIDKTLKLIDGGYHNLQHDTVTEEVAQTIIDWLNKQVKK